From Solidesulfovibrio carbinoliphilus subsp. oakridgensis, the proteins below share one genomic window:
- a CDS encoding N-formylglutamate amidohydrolase — translation MSASPALLITCEHGGNDVPPPYARLFTPWRDLLASHRGFDAGALETARGFATATGAPLFASTTTRLVVDLNRSVGRPGLFSEITRPLPARMREAILAAHYHPHRQAVAAAVADLLESGRPVLHIASHSFTPCLAGVTRHCDAGFLYDPKRSAERDFCGKWMQELACLDPDLILRRNSPYRGVADGLATALRRRFGERYLGIELEVSQRFALAGPEALSSVNEHLVLALLRALGRDTPCRAP, via the coding sequence ATGTCGGCCTCACCGGCGCTCCTTATTACCTGTGAGCACGGCGGGAACGACGTCCCGCCGCCCTATGCCCGGCTTTTTACGCCGTGGCGGGACCTGCTCGCCTCGCACCGGGGCTTTGACGCCGGGGCCCTGGAAACGGCCCGGGGGTTCGCCACGGCGACCGGTGCCCCGCTTTTCGCCAGCACCACGACCCGACTGGTGGTCGACCTCAACCGCTCGGTCGGCCGTCCCGGGCTCTTCTCGGAAATCACCCGCCCCCTGCCCGCCCGGATGCGGGAGGCGATCCTGGCCGCCCACTACCACCCGCACCGGCAGGCCGTGGCCGCGGCCGTGGCCGACCTGCTCGAGTCCGGCCGGCCGGTCCTGCACATCGCCAGCCACAGCTTCACCCCTTGCCTGGCCGGCGTGACCCGCCACTGCGACGCGGGCTTTCTCTACGATCCCAAGCGCTCGGCAGAAAGGGATTTTTGCGGCAAATGGATGCAGGAGCTCGCCTGCCTGGATCCGGACCTGATCCTGCGGCGCAACTCCCCCTACCGGGGCGTGGCCGACGGCTTGGCCACCGCCCTTCGCCGGCGATTCGGCGAACGCTACCTGGGCATCGAGCTGGAAGTGAGCCAGCGGTTCGCCCTGGCCGGCCCGGAGGCGCTGTCGAGCGTGAACGAACACCTCGTCCTGGCCCTGCTGCGGGCCCTCGGCCGGGACACGCCCTGCCGCGCGCCCTGA